GATATTTTAAATCGTGAACGACACCCTTGACCCTAATGTAATtactttgaaaattttcatttatattacaGCGGATCACATTGAGTGTGTAGCGATAGGTAATATCTATGGTAagcttgtttgttagctgaaccgtgaagtcattctTAGGTTAGGTAAAATACCCTAAGAATAGATTACTCCGACAGAAAACCAATCGATCTGTCTGATTGAATATGCTACTTCGAAAGAAGGGTAGcatacctaacctaataatgacttcacagttcagtttacaagcaagctaaccaaagatattacctttcgctacacactcaatggaatctgctgtaaaaggtttttttgtaaattaaatgaaTCAGAAGGAGACTTCGTCGGGTTTCATGCAAGTCGTGCAttattcacggccgacactcggctaaccgagagtttggtcggttaatctatattgagtatgcggctatatcggcggttggtctgttaatcgggttggttatacgtctgttaagagtaaaactcacaatttaatgttaaactctgttaaatatacagatttttgccaTATTATGAGAAccacatcaaaaaaagaaaagtgtctgacaaaatgatatccatcatagaacattttccaccagtaaaaaaaatgcatagcctgcgcagttttaagtaaaacgaaaaggcgtctcgcaagtatgtggtttttatgcttgtacgcatagcaatattttgtataaaaggctaaaaaacatttttatatatgatttaaaggacacaaaatagtactttggttctaaaaaaataattgtcattaataaatatttcataattgttatataagttGAGTAATACcacatttaaatgaatattaggggaatacagtctgttaatgggttggacaatttaaatcgtgtcagttaagagttatttagccactacaatagtcttactacctttagtttatattttcacattgaaaaaaatgagatgtacttgtgacgaaaaaaatacaatacggtgcaacagtatccttataAAAAgagaacttttattttaattttatttctttgcatttcattgaagggtgtgtcacttcaatatagcgttatATTGACTGATTGGCCGCTCGAATTCGCACGAATTTATTATTTACGCCAAGTTatcaatcagccttattttttttttgtctgttcaaagtctgtAACATCTATGAATCTGTGGCATGTGTAAGTCTGTGTTGCAATGCAGCTGGTTAAATTCCATgcgttttctttgaaatactaaggcttttctacctcaggaatagattaccttatgccggcgtcacacattggcgtatagactggccatatccagaaatcaacgccactttgcttatttgaatattatactaaagaaatcggatacgggtcacggaaattacatttaaatgatagggaattttgaaaaaatgtctttttaaattttaatttaagtgatagacaggttgccggggcagaaaatgaatatacacaacaatatacaccatttaaacgaaacataatgactgttgttgcaaaaatacaggttcctgagctattttaaaaatcgaagcgagaggcttttaatattgcagtgtaaaatacaggctaaaatggctgaaacgtcaaatttgcagaCATCGTGTTGAAAATTGGGTCATTACAAAAgcaggttgccggggtgaaatttgaaacttgaatttccaaagaataagcaagtccaaaccttgtatgtgtagacgttgaactctaggttcccacgtaaagttaaaatgtcactatttcaagaagaataaactcacgaaagcacgaaaatttcactaaattcgcgtttattgttttgattttgaccgcctgacaactttacggaaatatcaaagtgattgtaaataaggactctgtgacgggcaacttatagtatccgtgttttaaagattttaatgatatcaagccagtccagttcaaactaCTATCACGTGGTGCAATTCTCATTTACAtcttatgaatattaattagctaaaccactactaatttctggctatgcgtgcaccaaacgtacagagaaaattgacaaagtcggtatacgttagttgcatgcCATAGGAACGCTTAGCAATCGTTCaaagcgcgttgcataagtttgtagtacgtcgaaatacaaaggtaaaattgagaaaggaaatggggaatgtgtcaaagcgacaacaacccgaccatagagcaggccaaggccaccaatgggtcttcaatgtagagagaaactcccgcacccgtaggcgtccttcagctggccccataaaaatatgtatactagatcacacaagactaacaaaggccagaggctcccgacttgggacaggcgcaaatttgcggcggggataaacatgtttatgagatatcaaccctccccctattcctCTAGCCAATAAAGGAAAGTAACATACGCCAAGATACGTTTCTagtacgcccaatacacgcttaaagctcgttTTGCACACGTTAcaaatatgattgacaggttaaatgcatccaaaattactagcgtattggcagcgtaaaTGATTTTGAACACACCagtgctatacgctgatgtgtgacgccggtattagttGTGTTTCCTCAATacttttcaacttcgtattttatttggctttttaaacattattttcgTCACTGGTGAGTTTTTCGTttacgaaacgcgtgtctggcgtaaatataaggcgtaaatataaaatttgaatcctggtatctatgaggagtttatttccggtatgtattgtcttttgaaattaatattactttgatattacactttttgaaaccatttctttcaattttcagattccattgtctaaacttatgtttcattgttcatgtgttgtttccataTATTCAGGCTAGCCACTAATCTTGAGTCTATCCCTTTATtcagataacaccccatatagcaattaaattattcttgtaatgtcattcataactcttaacagaccaattaacagaccgagttttatacatccgacccattaacagaccacatttttatcaaaaattgatttatgtcaccaaaatacagtttttcgtgtagatttttcacatattgatgttaatatggtaaacaaacataatgcctgtcttttttcgatgttcaaaatattgcatgcaagtaaactcaaccaacttgtcatttttgtgtacattttgtgtgtgtaaaatgtgtataaatttactgatgagtaactcgccttttcattttatagatcgtttattgaagctagaaaaaaaataattacaccactggattcagtactccaaatcgttttgtcagacatgaatagtttttatgatataaatataattaaaaagttatacaatgaaacatactgacattgcaatgattttctcgataacacctgattaacagactttagccaacccgattaacagaccaaccgccgatatagccgcatacccaatatagattaaccgaccaaactctcggttagccgagtgtcggccgtgattaTTGAcacgaattatcattgatatggtaatattaataaatgtttacgaaactttaaatttttcgaaatactaaggatttgtaGATTTCCTTTGATGCATTTCTTCAACTTTattatgcctttttgttttcAAGCGTAACGGGTGGAGTTTTTTGTAGAATGCGCGTCTGGTGTTTAAAATCGCAAAACTGATATTTttaatgaggttttttttttttgctagtcTAAAAATGATAATTCTTGAAAACAAGAATTGCAATTAATATTTAACTTATTAAACGTCTGCTTCAAGTAGATTTGAAGGCATGTGTTGTCTGGCTCGTCATCAtctgataaaattaaaaataaaaactgatgAGTACCGATAGTGCAACCACTATGAACTTTTACCCAATCAGTAAAAACAGGTTATCACAACTGTGTCTTGTCACTGaatttatatctgtatattttttttatttacttttcatcACGCAATACCAAGGTTAcctgataaatcatatgattagCTTGATTGACAATAATCGGAGGATTAGATATGAGTGAAAGTGAGCCCTTGCTTGTCTCTGTCAATCATCATGGCACTCAAAATGGGAATTTTGAAAGAGCATTTAGACCAGTACTTGCGGAGTTTGTTTGCGTTACCGTATTTGTGTTCGTTGGTACTGATGGTTGTACAAACCAATGATATAGTTAGCATCGGCTTGGCGCATGGTCTGATGATTACTTTGCTTATTATGGGCATAAGTAACATCAGGTAAGAATCTGTATGAAATAAAGTATGAACAAAGGGAGATTTGGGATATAAATGTATACTAATGAAGCAACAAAAATGACGTGAATATCAGAAAACATCGAAAGGTACGCATACGGATTCTAACAGGAGACCAATGTATATATAGTATGCCAAGCTCTAATCCATCAGTACAGAAAAGATATGAATAAATTAGACAACGACTATAAAAGATCTTCGATCCATGCCTTATTTCTTGAGTACATTGAAAATAACGATATAACAAAAAGTAACCACTTTCATTCTGGACTTCAGACAGTTACATAAACATGTAAATAGATTAAAGTGGTTTTAGAAATCTCAACAAATCTTCCAATGAAAAAAGAATGTCTTATATGATCTTACAGGGTTACTTTTGTTTTGCCTGACTGTTCAGTTTTGGTATTCGTTTAAGCTGCAGAAACTGGTAGGTCTTTTCAAGTTTGTTAGGATGTAATACAGACTAGCATTTCGTGGATGCTGGTTTATATTCAGATATTCTTAAGGAAAAAAATCTAGTTGCTCTTTGAAAACCGTGGAACCTTCGAATTCGAAGCTTAAGTCGCAATAATCATCTTTTATGTAAAATGCATAATTATAATGTTTAGATTGCATGTAATATCGCTATTTGGAACATGTGACTTCTCTTTCTCTCAAAATACCAACTAGACTGAATGATGCACTAGTATTTTACTGGTTAATGGTTTCACTGTTCAAGTCAACATTTCACATTTGCACTGACAGCAGCAATCGCAGGCGAGACTCAGGGTTCCGCGCAACCATTATAAATGTAGCTTTATATATGTGTGCTTTATAAGTTCAAATTGGTGTGAATAAAAACTACTAAAAACTAAAACTAGTATCTACTTgcaactgaaactttaacatactttgaataaaacttaaatcTAATACgaaacggacagacgaacgatcAGCCTAAAAAAATAATGCCTCTCTACTCCTAGACTTGTAGGCTGGACATGATAAAATAGTTCAGCATGCCTAGTACAAATATAACAACCCTTTATCTGAAGCCTTGTACTGTTATCTGAATTATCACACGGTATATATTATGCCTTGTCATCGTACAtatcttaaacattttttttacattagatAGAACGATCCCGAGGTGTATTTATAAATCATATGATTAAACataattggtataaatcaaacattttttccATGAAGTTCACTTAATATTAAACATGGGAGAAGGTGAAGGTACACCCCTTCTTGTTTCTGTTAGTAATGTTGGTTTTAAGAATGAGAACTTTGAAAAAGTATTTAGACCAGTACTTGCGGAGTTTGTTGGCGTTACCGTTTTTGTGTTCGTTGGTACTATGGTTGTACAAACCAATGATATAGTTAGCATCGGCTTGGCGCATGGTCTGATGATTGCATTGCTTATTATGGGCCTTGGTAATATCAGGTAAGATCTTATATGGTGTTGAATATGAACAACAGGAGGTGGCACGCTCTTAATCTGTTTTAGTTTTGCCGGAAAAGTTTTACATTTAACAGTCTATTAATTAAAAGATCCgctatcattatttttttctgtttataagCACCATCTCTTACGATATGACTTAAAAACAACATTGACGAAGTTTCTTATTTGAGACAAGCACATGCTATGTGGGgaggtaaaaaaatatattgaaacatCCCCCCTTTTAACCAAAACCAAAACCATGTTTAAATATCAGATAACTTTTTGTTGATATAACCGCTTTTATCGGAGAAAACGATTATTCATATCAAATTTAGATCTACCTTGTTATTTGACCAATCATGTTCTAGATTTGTTCTTAATTTATTGTCCCTCTAAAAATATCTCAAATACTAGCCACTGGAACATTAACGACAATAATCAACCATTTAGAATCATTAGAGAAAACATCATGTTCCATATATTGCCATTTCATCTCAAGCATGGACTGTTCTCTGCCTCTTCAACGAAGTCTGTCATTAACGTTTTTCGTTTTTCTACTTTCAGTGGTGGACATTTTAATCCTGCAGTGACCCTTGGAGTTGCACTTAACGGGGGAATATCGATATCTCTGAGTGTTCTGTATTTCTTTGCTCAGATGATTGGTGGAGCACTTGGGGCAGCATTTACCAGAGTAAGTagtataaatgttataaaaaatagtaTTAACAATGctctttatttcaaaataacaaatccTTTCAGCGTTGAATCACGGCTTATTAACTTTTGAATTTCTTCATGGTAGAGTTGAAATATTGAGTTCTCATTGGTTCATATTCGAGATTGTTTTAATAATTGGAATAATACATGGGACCAAAATGtgcttttaaaaattgaaaaaattataagTAAATGTGTATATGTTGTTCTGGATCTTAACAGGGGATATGTGCTAATATTGCCCATATTACCTATCCGTGTTTTACTCCTGCGAGTCTTCAGGCGAATGGGAATATAAAGCTCTGACAGGGAATATGACCCTGTATACCCATTATAGTCcgaataataattatattaatatacTGCATGGCTTGTACTGATTTCAACAATAGTTGCCATTTTAATCTTCATTTTGTTCCCAAGATATCTGGGCTGATGTACAGTGTCAATTAAACAAGATTAGACAAGATACTAGTATAACACGCAAGTATCATATACATTTTAATAATCATATCACAAATATAGTccgtcaaggtcgttaaaaactcccaTCATCAACAAATATTCATGTGACGTGTGCGTATAGTCTAATGTGCGATATgggttttcattataaaaaaatatgtctttcagGTCTCAAAATATTAGCCTGTGATTTTGAATCGGGCTTTCTGAGTTGTTTGATAAATTAGATTACTAGTACTGCACATCGGGTCTAATATCATTCGTGGATAaatatcaatctaattaaaaaccgatctctcatcgctcttgtttctgatatgtcgcgtgggagatctaacgaaacccgctttgaggtcacatgtgagtgacctcgtaggtgtgtctttttcgaccaatgaaattgagtcttccacgatcttgtaagtttaacgtaaggcaaagggatgtaactcattttatttacgacgaaatcgtcagtcaaaataattcataaacttttttgattggcttattaataggtcgtcaactcatttgcatatctttataaattcataacttttagttcactcacatgtgacctcaaagccggtttcgttagatctcccacgcgacatatcagaaacaggagcgatgagagatcggtttttaattagattgggatAAATATCGGCCTTTGGGGAGAGCCAATATTTAATAGTGATCATGTAAAATGAGTTGATCCAACTGTACTCAAGGGGGCTAAGAAcagaaattcatttaaatatttgacTACAATAACTCTCCATAGGAGTGGGTACAAAATAACAAAGTGTGTTTTCCAAAGGCAGTTTTTGAAAATTGTATCCAATAACTGTAAAATGTAATACTATTTTATGTTTGCAGGCCGTTCTTCCATCACACGTTTACCATGGTGACATGTCTATAAATGGTGGAGCTCATACACTGTCAGCAGGGGTTGAACCGGGATGGGCTGTTCTGTGTGAAGCTATTTTGACTTTCGTTCTTGTTTTTACTGTACTTATGAATGCTCTAGATAAAAGGAATCAAGATTCTGTTTTAACGCCGCTTGCTATTGGTTTTGCTGTAGCTGTGGATATTATGGGCGGGTAAgtttcatttcttttcttttgctGTAGATGCATTTTTAGCCGATaaagtttattttctattataCTTGTTTCCATGTTTGCTTGCATATACATCAAATCAAAATAAGAATCAATGATGATGGGTGTACACAAAaggcaaaaatataaatttctaaattatttgaACCAACTTTAGTGAAAATCATATGCTCTAGAATAGGACTAGGACTGGAtgaaaatctaattaaaatacaATCGTGTGTCTAACTGTGCCCTGTAAACGAAGCGTAAACACGTGGTATGTATGTTAATCACTTTGCAGTAACATCGTCTTGCCTTCAAGTCCACGTATAAAGCTGTTTAAATAGAAAAAGATATCTCTattagaaatacatgtaaattgCTTTCACGTAAAAACTGTCGTATTAAACAGGAGCCTTATATATATCCTCAACGTTCTTAAAATCACAACTTTAAATTATAGGGGGATGACCACTGGTGCTTCAATGAATCCAGCACGAAGTTTTGGACCAGCGTTGGCGGTATCAACTTTTAACGACGATGTATGGAAACATCATTATGTTTACTGGGTAGGACCAGCTCTCGGTTCTCTTGTGGCTGCTGGAATATATAAGTAAGGACATGATACTAGTTATATCTTAAAATGTTAGACAATCCTTAGATCtcttaaattgatttaaaaaaagaagggtACGTGAAcataagaaaaagaaaaggatTCTGTATGTGATTCATGCGTACACGAAAAACTGGCAAACTGTGTCAAATTCATTTTGAGTTTGTGGTTTAACAactccaccaaagttcaaatgaagtaatGTAAGCAATTATACGCAGTCATACTTTAAGTTTTTTGctaagtatatatatactataatcacaatttaaaatttattacagGTTTTTGTTTCGTCGATGAAAAGAAACTTCTGTCCCGTCTGAGAATGAAATGAACTAAAGCCTTGCTAGCTTGAAAGAAGACGGAGTTTGCGAAGATGCTCAGAAATCCACTTTCTTTGAAACTGATACTCATATTtatgcatgatattttttttataattcttgttatgtttttgaataaattggtcGTGGGATTTGATCTTATAACTTAACCATACTGAACAACAGAATGACTAAAAATGCGTATGTTTCTTCTCTGTTTGTtattaattttatgtaaattgtCTCATTTTTAAATAGTCCGTAATAGAGGTTCTGGATGGGGTCCTTTATagttgtattctttattttttatgtattttttttctttttttctctatactttataaattgtacctagtattctctattcttcataTTTTAGCACCACattattcttcatttttttatttttggatcATTTTTTTCTCCTAATCTTTATTTTGTTCGCGCATTTTTCTCTATTCGATAGACCCCGAACCCTCTTAATAGACATTACAAGAAcgtgaaaaaaataatcatttggaatgaagatgtaaaaaataagaagatgtggtatgattgcaaataaaacCAATATTCACCAGCGACCAAATGACTGATTGCATGCAAATTTATGCTACAGTAGCAAAGCCCACACCGTATAAAAACTTTTATGCTATAAAAGGCAtcgaaattataaaatataaaacagttcaaacaaaaaaaaaacaacagtacaacAATACATAAATCAATAAAGACAACACAGttcaaaacatttcagtacacatccataaacgaaaaacaaaaaagataaataacGACCAGCGACAACCAGTGACCTGTGGCTAGAACAAACAGAATGTGGTCGCAGGTGTTTACATGTGTAAGCGAATGCTCTTATGACCTGGAGCACAACACAAGAAcataagaggggcaaaagataccagaaggaaaTTCAATCTCAAATGTCGAGAAAGACAAAAAAAGCGACAACGTCATTGCTataaaggaaaaagacaaacagacaagtaatagtacacaagacacaacacagaaaactcaAAACTAATCAACACGAACTctaccaaaaactaagggtgatctcaggtgctcctgacaCCTATATTTGTCCATCCGGATTTAACGGACTTAACCGTGAAAACGATGACAAAAGTAagtataaccagatgctccgcagggcgtagttttatacgaccgcagaggtcgaaccctgaacagttggggcaagtatggactcaacattcaagcttgagatgtctgacacagaatgaatgtggtcaaggaacttaaattaaaaacttaaaatttttaaattggacattttcctattatggtccaatatccaaaatctaaatacatggttagattcagcatatcaaagaaccccaagaattcaatttttgatgaaatcaaataatgttcaattttcgaccctttagacctcaatgtggacctgTTGTCtgctcaatggtcgggttgttgtcgctttgacacattccccattacctttctcaattttattttgatagtatCTGAGAAGTTGACCAGGCACACGACCAGGCAATGAAAAGTAAATTGAGCTGTGTAattggggtcaaggtcagatgaaaatTTGTAGACAGACAAGACCTTAAAATTATTCCAGACCAAACTTATTGACTTTTATTATAGTAAATGAGAAACGGACCTGAAAAGTAAAACTTAAtgttgaccaataaaccatgaaattgAAATCAAAGTTGATGATATCTGCCAGACAGACACCAGCACCtcacaataataaaaatttcatCACTTGCTGTGCATAAAACATGATTCTGTATACCTAACATAgctttttatttcttattattgAGAAAACTACATAAAAACGATGTTTTTAGCATTAATCTGGGCCATGTAAAACTAAAGTCACAAGCATATACCAGATGTAAACTTAAAAACAAAGACATTTGTAATGCAAGATATAAAAGAACATACGTCttctaaaaataaagtttttcacAAATAGTTTGGGCCATTGTTGCCACCCTAAatcacaggagtttgaaatcctatccagagagaagctctactgtgataatcgagtttggtatatttttaccccgTTATTAATATGATTTCAAACTCCTGGGCCTAAATACGCATCACTATGTCTCAATTCTGTCACCATTTATCACAGGCAAGACAAACAATTAATTTAATATGTTTGTACTATAATGAACATTTCTTGGCATAATCCTAAAACTTGCCTGTAGCAAAGAACTGAGGTTGATGTCACATATGTAAGTCGAACTCATGATAACCAACACATATAAACTAGCTTTGCCCTTTCTTTTATCGTTATTGGGaacaataacaacatgaacacTAATGGCCATTTGTGA
This genomic window from Mytilus galloprovincialis chromosome 9, xbMytGall1.hap1.1, whole genome shotgun sequence contains:
- the LOC143045083 gene encoding aquaporin-8-like isoform X1; its protein translation is MGEGEGTPLLVSVSNVGFKNENFEKVFRPVLAEFVGVTVFVFVGTMVVQTNDIVSIGLAHGLMIALLIMGLGNISGGHFNPAVTLGVALNGGISISLSVLYFFAQMIGGALGAAFTRAVLPSHVYHGDMSINGGAHTLSAGVEPGWAVLCEAILTFVLVFTVLMNALDKRNQDSVLTPLAIGFAVAVDIMGGGMTTGASMNPARSFGPALAVSTFNDDVWKHHYVYWVGPALGSLVAAGIYKFLFRR
- the LOC143045083 gene encoding aquaporin-8-like isoform X2 → MSDGEPLLISDERHPNPYDTWEDKFRPIVAEFVGVTVFVFVGTMAVQTNDITSIGLAHGLMIALLIMGLGNISGGHFNPAVTLGVALNGGISISLSVLYFFAQMIGGALGAAFTRAVLPSHVYHGDMSINGGAHTLSAGVEPGWAVLCEAILTFVLVFTVLMNALDKRNQDSVLTPLAIGFAVAVDIMGGGMTTGASMNPARSFGPALAVSTFNDDVWKHHYVYWVGPALGSLVAAGIYKFLFRR